In Zingiber officinale cultivar Zhangliang chromosome 3B, Zo_v1.1, whole genome shotgun sequence, a single window of DNA contains:
- the LOC121968502 gene encoding outer envelope membrane protein 7-like — protein sequence MAAITTAVVAIAAVILGWITIEIACKPCLEQGRNAIDRALDPNYDPDSAHNPSPAAANEPLLRDDQPAPSAPPAPKIA from the coding sequence ATGGCAGCCATAACAACCGCGGTGGTGGCGATAGCGGCGGTCATCCTGGGCTGGATCACCATCGAGATCGCCTGCAAGCCCTGCCTCGAGCAAGGCCGCAACGCCATCGACCGAGCCCTCGACCCCAACTACGACCCCGACTCGGCCCATAACCCCTCTCCTGCCGCCGCCAACGAGCCCCTTCTCCGCGACGACCAACCCGCCCCCTCTGCTCCGCCGGCCCCCAAGATCGCCTGA